Proteins from a single region of Amblyomma americanum isolate KBUSLIRL-KWMA chromosome 10, ASM5285725v1, whole genome shotgun sequence:
- the LOC144106833 gene encoding uncharacterized protein LOC144106833 isoform X1 encodes MQIILEPLAPPESCNQGDADHVWNENQFGQPMATASRSWAAVNQSSQQCRYCHMTFTSASGRVRHERGHTGERPFRCNQCRMSFTRKDHLSLHIRSHTGERPFTCRLCDKTFTRAYHMRRHACKGHRPYVRSPAWQ; translated from the exons ATGCAGATTATATTGGAACCGCTTGCACCACCAGAGAGCTGTAACCAAGGTGATGCTGACCACGTCTGGAATGAAAACCAGTTTGGTCAACCCATG GCCACCGCCAGCAGGAGTTGGGCAGCGGTCAACCAGAGCTCGCAGCAGTGCCGCTACTGCCATATGACATTCACCAGCGCGTCAGGCCGGGTGCGCCACGAGCGCGGGCACACGGGCGAGCGACCGTTCCGGTGCAACCAGTGCCGCATGTCCTTCACGCGCAAGGACCACCTGAGCTTGCACATACGCAGCCATACTGGGGAGCGGCCCTTCACATGCCGCCTCTGCGACAAAACGTTCACCAGGGCCTACCACATGCGCCGGCACGCGTGCAAGGGGCACCGCCCTTACGTGCGCTCTCCCGCCTGGCAGTGA